A region from the Lolium perenne isolate Kyuss_39 chromosome 4, Kyuss_2.0, whole genome shotgun sequence genome encodes:
- the LOC127295475 gene encoding uncharacterized protein isoform X1 has translation MAMALRRLAGASGSPSAAARQLRPALTRPISTGFREERVSFGAIRVPDNNLWGVQMLWQGGHPQIPLQMRMQMQMQMQRQMQMHMLWQGEREQMPLPKVIANRAAQILGHKRDDKLVHPNDHVNRPQSSNDTFPTVMHIAAAVEINSRFIPCLDQLHKSLLSKSDEFKDIIKIGRTHTQDATPLTLGQEFSGYATQVKYGIDRISCTLPRMYQLAQGGTAVGTGLNTKKGFDVKIAAAVAEETDLPFVTAENKFEALAAHDASVERSGATNTVSASLMKVENDMRLLGSGPRCGLGELILPENEPGKVNPTQCEALTMVCAQAAQDAFVESSGAVNTVPASLMKVANDIHLLGSGPRCGLAKLILPEKEPRSSIMPGKVNPTQCKALTLVTAQQIMSPMIPTLGRRWIWNGSPPPPPEFPYSPRSYTLDDYAKQFPLVMEVPNWRAKFPGTRRLGSRWFWQDKGQTFTHSLVKEVTDLHKAGNCFVKLTKDDFYVDNSGRVKIKPGAKIKAFSFAAEQEDRNNLHSVLMSLLPPEDELPKDILSMSKQILSPHQDVLPVEWHTTFIPVSRIPEAIMRLHDQIIVLRPSSITTRYVVARVSFDSGWQAGLAGSYLLLMFLLGRFKLGGGFSDNAKGLIVFLRIVTCHRVDMVRKFLGKYEAKDIPMLIKDVCPLLLQEFFNAYMERGEIRDLNFKELY, from the exons ATGGCGATGGCTCTGCGCCGCCTCGCGGGCGCATCCGGCTCGCCGTCGGCGGCCGCGCGGCAGCTCCGGCCTGCGCTGACCCGCCCGATCTCCACCGGCTTCCGCGAGGAGCGCGTCTCATTCGGCGCCATCCGCGTCCCCGACAACAA TCTGTGGGGCGTACAGATGCTGTGGCAGGGCGGGCACCCGCAGATACCGCTGCAGATGCGGATGCAGATGCAGATGCAGATGCAGAGGCAGATGCAGATGCATATGCTGTGGCAGGGCGAGCGGGAGCAGATGCCACTGCCTAAG GTAATTGCTAATAGGGCAGCTCAGATACTTGGACATAAGCGTGATGATAAGTTGGTACACCCTAATGACCATGTGAACAGGCCACAGTCCTCAAATGATACATTTCCCACT GTTATGCACATAGCAGCAGCTGTAGAGATCAATTCAAGGTTTATCCCATGCTTGGATCAGTTGCATAAGTCACTTCTTTCAAAG TCTGATGAGTTCAAAGACATCATTAAAATTGGGCGTACGCATACCCAAGATGCCACCCCGTTGACTCTTGGTCAAGAATTCAGTGGTTATGCTACACAG GTGAAGTATGGAATTGATAGAATTTCATGTACCTTACCAAGGATGTATCAG CTTGCTCAAGGTGGGACTGCAGTTGGCACTGGCCTGAACACCAAGAAAGG ATTTGATGTCAAAATTGCTGCTGCAGTGGCCGAGGAAACAGATCTACCTTTTGTGACAGCAGAGAACAAGTTTGAAGCTTTG GCAGCGCATGATGCTTCGGTTGAGAGAAGTGGTGCCACGAATACAGTTTCTGCATCTCTTATGAAGGTAGAAAATGACATGCGCTTGCTGGGAAG CGGTCCTCGTTGtggacttggtgaacttatcctacCAGAAAATGAGCCT GGAAAGGTTAATCCTACCCAGTGTGAGGCTTTGACCATGGTTTGCGCTCAG GCGGCGCAAGATGCTTTTGTTGAGAGTAGTGGCGCTGTGAACACAGTTCCTGCATCTCTTATGAAGGTCGCAAATGACATACACTTGCTTGGAAG TGGCCCTCGTTGTGGTCTTGCTAAACTTATCCTGCCAGAAAAAGAGCCTAGAAGCAGCATTATGCCT GGAAAGGTTAATCCTACACAGTGTAAGGCTTTGACCTTGGTTACTGCTCAG CAGATCATGTCACCGATGATTCCAACTCTTGGGCGGCGCTGGATTTGGAATGGtagtcctccgcctcctcctgagTTCCCATACTCTCCAAGAAGTTACACCCTCGATGATTATGCAAAACAGTTCCCTCTGGTAATGGAAGTGCCAAACTGGCGTGCTAAATTTCCTGGCACACggagacttggaagcagatggttcTGGCAGGATAAAGGCCAGACTTTCACGCACTCTCTGGTgaaagaggtcactgacctgcacAAGGCGGGTAATTGCTTTGTGAAGCTGACAAAGGATGACTTCTACGTCGACAACAGTGGTCGAGTTAAAATCAAGCCTGGAGCAAAAATTAAGGCTTTCTCTTTCGCAGCAGAACAGGAGGACAGAAACAATCTGCATTCTGTTTTGATGTCCTTGTTGCCTCCGGAGGACGAACTTCCAAAGGATATCTTAAGCATGTCCAAGCAGATACTGTCTCCTCATCAAGATGTTCTGCCAGTTGAGTGGCATACAACTTTCATACCAGTCTCAAGGATTCCGGAAGCTATTATGCGGCTACATGACCAGATTATCGTCTTACGGCCGTCTTCTATTACCACTCGCTATGTCGTGGCCCGGGTTTCCTTCGATTCTGGATGGCAAGCAGGTCTTGCTGGAAGTTATCTTCTTTTGATGTTTCTTTTGGGAAGATTCAAGTTGGGCGGTGGTTTCTCAGATAATGCAAAAGGCCTGATTGTGTTTCTGCGAATTGTGACATGTCACAGAGTAGATATGGTCAGGAAGTTTCTAGGCAAATATGAAGCTAAGGACATACCAATGCTCATTAAGGATGTGTGCCCGCTGCTTCTGCAAGAGTTCTTTAATGCTTATATGGAGAGAGGAGAGATTAGGGACCTGAACTTCAAAGAGTTGTATTGA
- the LOC127295475 gene encoding uncharacterized protein isoform X2 encodes MAMALRRLAGASGSPSAAARQLRPALTRPISTGFREERVSFGAIRVPDNNLWGVQMLWQGGHPQIPLQMRMQMQMQMQRQMQMHMLWQGEREQMPLPKVIANRAAQILGHKRDDKLVHPNDHVNRPQSSNDTFPTVMHIAAAVEINSRFIPCLDQLHKSLLSKSDEFKDIIKIGRTHTQDATPLTLGQEFSGYATQVKYGIDRISCTLPRMYQLAQGGTAVGTGLNTKKGFDVKIAAAVAEETDLPFVTAENKFEALAAHDASVERSGATNTVSASLMKVENDMRLLGSGPRCGLGELILPENEPGKVNPTQCEALTMVCAQAAQDAFVESSGAVNTVPASLMKVANDIHLLGSGPRCGLAKLILPEKEPRSSIMPGKVNPTQCKALTLVTAQIMSPMIPTLGRRWIWNGSPPPPPEFPYSPRSYTLDDYAKQFPLVMEVPNWRAKFPGTRRLGSRWFWQDKGQTFTHSLVKEVTDLHKAGNCFVKLTKDDFYVDNSGRVKIKPGAKIKAFSFAAEQEDRNNLHSVLMSLLPPEDELPKDILSMSKQILSPHQDVLPVEWHTTFIPVSRIPEAIMRLHDQIIVLRPSSITTRYVVARVSFDSGWQAGLAGSYLLLMFLLGRFKLGGGFSDNAKGLIVFLRIVTCHRVDMVRKFLGKYEAKDIPMLIKDVCPLLLQEFFNAYMERGEIRDLNFKELY; translated from the exons ATGGCGATGGCTCTGCGCCGCCTCGCGGGCGCATCCGGCTCGCCGTCGGCGGCCGCGCGGCAGCTCCGGCCTGCGCTGACCCGCCCGATCTCCACCGGCTTCCGCGAGGAGCGCGTCTCATTCGGCGCCATCCGCGTCCCCGACAACAA TCTGTGGGGCGTACAGATGCTGTGGCAGGGCGGGCACCCGCAGATACCGCTGCAGATGCGGATGCAGATGCAGATGCAGATGCAGAGGCAGATGCAGATGCATATGCTGTGGCAGGGCGAGCGGGAGCAGATGCCACTGCCTAAG GTAATTGCTAATAGGGCAGCTCAGATACTTGGACATAAGCGTGATGATAAGTTGGTACACCCTAATGACCATGTGAACAGGCCACAGTCCTCAAATGATACATTTCCCACT GTTATGCACATAGCAGCAGCTGTAGAGATCAATTCAAGGTTTATCCCATGCTTGGATCAGTTGCATAAGTCACTTCTTTCAAAG TCTGATGAGTTCAAAGACATCATTAAAATTGGGCGTACGCATACCCAAGATGCCACCCCGTTGACTCTTGGTCAAGAATTCAGTGGTTATGCTACACAG GTGAAGTATGGAATTGATAGAATTTCATGTACCTTACCAAGGATGTATCAG CTTGCTCAAGGTGGGACTGCAGTTGGCACTGGCCTGAACACCAAGAAAGG ATTTGATGTCAAAATTGCTGCTGCAGTGGCCGAGGAAACAGATCTACCTTTTGTGACAGCAGAGAACAAGTTTGAAGCTTTG GCAGCGCATGATGCTTCGGTTGAGAGAAGTGGTGCCACGAATACAGTTTCTGCATCTCTTATGAAGGTAGAAAATGACATGCGCTTGCTGGGAAG CGGTCCTCGTTGtggacttggtgaacttatcctacCAGAAAATGAGCCT GGAAAGGTTAATCCTACCCAGTGTGAGGCTTTGACCATGGTTTGCGCTCAG GCGGCGCAAGATGCTTTTGTTGAGAGTAGTGGCGCTGTGAACACAGTTCCTGCATCTCTTATGAAGGTCGCAAATGACATACACTTGCTTGGAAG TGGCCCTCGTTGTGGTCTTGCTAAACTTATCCTGCCAGAAAAAGAGCCTAGAAGCAGCATTATGCCT GGAAAGGTTAATCCTACACAGTGTAAGGCTTTGACCTTGGTTACTGCTCAG ATCATGTCACCGATGATTCCAACTCTTGGGCGGCGCTGGATTTGGAATGGtagtcctccgcctcctcctgagTTCCCATACTCTCCAAGAAGTTACACCCTCGATGATTATGCAAAACAGTTCCCTCTGGTAATGGAAGTGCCAAACTGGCGTGCTAAATTTCCTGGCACACggagacttggaagcagatggttcTGGCAGGATAAAGGCCAGACTTTCACGCACTCTCTGGTgaaagaggtcactgacctgcacAAGGCGGGTAATTGCTTTGTGAAGCTGACAAAGGATGACTTCTACGTCGACAACAGTGGTCGAGTTAAAATCAAGCCTGGAGCAAAAATTAAGGCTTTCTCTTTCGCAGCAGAACAGGAGGACAGAAACAATCTGCATTCTGTTTTGATGTCCTTGTTGCCTCCGGAGGACGAACTTCCAAAGGATATCTTAAGCATGTCCAAGCAGATACTGTCTCCTCATCAAGATGTTCTGCCAGTTGAGTGGCATACAACTTTCATACCAGTCTCAAGGATTCCGGAAGCTATTATGCGGCTACATGACCAGATTATCGTCTTACGGCCGTCTTCTATTACCACTCGCTATGTCGTGGCCCGGGTTTCCTTCGATTCTGGATGGCAAGCAGGTCTTGCTGGAAGTTATCTTCTTTTGATGTTTCTTTTGGGAAGATTCAAGTTGGGCGGTGGTTTCTCAGATAATGCAAAAGGCCTGATTGTGTTTCTGCGAATTGTGACATGTCACAGAGTAGATATGGTCAGGAAGTTTCTAGGCAAATATGAAGCTAAGGACATACCAATGCTCATTAAGGATGTGTGCCCGCTGCTTCTGCAAGAGTTCTTTAATGCTTATATGGAGAGAGGAGAGATTAGGGACCTGAACTTCAAAGAGTTGTATTGA